The following coding sequences are from one Sulfitobacter sp. OXR-159 window:
- a CDS encoding helix-turn-helix domain-containing protein — protein MSKRLSTIARQEVLRLAAQGLGDGEIAVRVGCSRPTVARVRARGVVTDRTTKGRVLQVRVSAREAEAFEALVAETGMTTSGLLRHMIRLSSGIVAFRRDEVTALKASANQLNALARNLVQMLKLAHAGKLRWNARDAAMVGRLADRAEEVARAVQALRAASLRGSFVRVSDLRDVGEGQRDG, from the coding sequence ATGTCCAAACGCCTCTCCACCATAGCCCGACAAGAGGTTCTCCGGCTCGCTGCTCAAGGGCTTGGCGATGGGGAGATCGCCGTGCGTGTTGGCTGCTCCCGGCCCACTGTCGCCCGCGTGCGGGCGCGCGGTGTGGTGACGGATCGAACCACAAAGGGCCGCGTGCTGCAGGTTCGGGTGTCCGCCCGTGAGGCTGAAGCATTCGAGGCGCTTGTGGCTGAGACGGGCATGACCACGTCGGGTTTGCTCCGGCACATGATCCGTCTGTCATCCGGCATTGTCGCGTTTCGCCGGGACGAGGTCACGGCGCTCAAGGCGTCGGCCAATCAGCTCAATGCCTTGGCGCGCAATCTTGTGCAGATGCTGAAGCTTGCCCATGCGGGCAAGCTGCGGTGGAACGCGCGCGACGCGGCAATGGTCGGTCGGCTTGCGGACCGGGCCGAAGAGGTTGCTCGGGCCGTGCAGGCTTTGCGCGCGGCCTCGCTGCGCGGGTCCTTCGTCCGGGTGTCCGATCTTCGGGACGTTGGGGAGGGGCAGCGCGATGGCTGA
- a CDS encoding AAA family ATPase, producing the protein MLVVTAISAKGGSGKTTLIQMLASAMLARGRRVHVMDADADKQILEWESKSARADFGDLPRLPWPTGLTVADAPETVEGLYHALDSFEAEGVDLVLIDTRPGEHPDTETLALACDMILVPAVPVQSDFVAALKTLTWVMRMIETLGPDDPAPLFSAVLMNADKRAIDFVTAGDDFERDAARRRVHRQDLEVFEVISTLPLLPTPVPHLTAIQRMPLTGPLGYVRDIYEQDLRHRLQAGHLSSALTLCRDVLCDIEAMVDAANG; encoded by the coding sequence ATGCTTGTTGTGACGGCCATCTCCGCGAAGGGCGGTTCGGGAAAGACAACTCTCATACAGATGCTTGCGTCCGCCATGCTGGCACGCGGCCGCCGTGTGCATGTCATGGATGCGGATGCTGACAAGCAGATCCTCGAATGGGAATCAAAAAGCGCGCGCGCCGACTTCGGTGATCTGCCACGCCTTCCATGGCCCACGGGCTTGACCGTGGCCGATGCCCCCGAGACCGTTGAAGGCCTTTACCACGCGCTGGACAGCTTTGAGGCTGAAGGTGTTGATCTGGTTCTGATCGACACCCGCCCCGGCGAGCACCCCGACACCGAAACACTGGCGCTGGCCTGCGACATGATCCTGGTGCCGGCCGTGCCGGTACAATCGGATTTCGTGGCGGCCCTGAAAACCCTGACATGGGTAATGCGCATGATCGAGACCCTCGGGCCGGATGACCCCGCCCCGCTGTTTTCCGCGGTATTGATGAACGCGGACAAACGCGCGATCGATTTCGTGACCGCAGGCGATGACTTTGAGCGTGATGCGGCAAGACGCAGGGTTCACCGGCAGGACCTTGAGGTCTTCGAGGTGATTTCAACCCTGCCGCTCCTACCAACGCCGGTGCCCCATCTCACTGCGATCCAGCGCATGCCGCTGACCGGGCCGCTGGGATACGTGCGGGACATTTATGAACAGGATCTTCGTCATCGGTTGCAGGCGGGGCATCTTTCCTCAGCCCTGACACTGTGCCGCGATGTCCTTTGCGACATCGAGGCCATGGTGGATGCTGCCAATGGCTAG
- a CDS encoding GFA family protein encodes MSTGYDGRCLCGNVSYDTGSDPLWVTICYCRFCQRATGSDRMIEPIFERAPFTFIGKNPSIYTLPSEGSGKDVNVHFCADCGTKVALTFERWSDRIGIYIGTLDDPEAISITPENSKHIFVSEARAGTILPPGFKTFDRHASENDGTAIEPAIHTSPFVCQG; translated from the coding sequence ATGTCAACTGGATATGACGGCCGCTGCCTTTGCGGTAATGTCAGTTACGACACTGGAAGTGATCCACTTTGGGTGACCATCTGCTATTGCCGGTTCTGTCAGCGGGCTACGGGGTCTGACAGAATGATCGAGCCCATATTCGAGCGTGCGCCATTCACTTTCATTGGAAAAAACCCATCAATTTATACATTGCCGTCGGAAGGCAGTGGTAAAGATGTAAATGTCCATTTCTGCGCCGATTGTGGAACGAAGGTGGCGCTGACTTTTGAGCGTTGGTCCGACCGGATCGGAATCTATATTGGAACGCTGGATGATCCTGAAGCGATTTCGATAACGCCTGAAAACAGCAAGCATATCTTTGTCTCAGAGGCACGCGCCGGGACAATCTTGCCCCCGGGCTTCAAGACCTTCGATCGCCACGCCAGCGAAAATGATGGCACTGCAATCGAGCCTGCCATTCATACATCACCTTTCGTGTGTCAAGGCTGA
- a CDS encoding pyrroline-5-carboxylate reductase family protein: MTKTDRAIGIVGGTGMLGKAIAVALLDRNVVAPEHLWLSNRSGTAGAFADHPGVNVTSSNQELADRCDVILLAVPPASAPGICVDASGKLVLSVMAGIALAELVRITGANRAIRAMSSPAAQASLAYSPWFASADVTDEDRALVSTIFAACGLTDEVDSEAQIECFTAITGPVPGFVAFYAAAMVDYAVHRGIPPKIADRAIRQLFLGAGTMMSDGEMTPADHVKWMIGYAGTTAAGLEAMNHSSITAEIAEALDAAVSKTRVIGQTES; this comes from the coding sequence ATGACCAAGACTGATCGGGCGATCGGAATTGTCGGCGGTACGGGCATGCTCGGGAAGGCGATCGCGGTTGCACTTCTCGATAGAAACGTTGTGGCCCCTGAACATCTGTGGCTCTCAAACAGAAGCGGAACTGCAGGCGCCTTCGCAGATCATCCAGGCGTGAACGTGACCAGCAGCAATCAGGAACTCGCCGACCGATGCGATGTCATACTGCTGGCCGTCCCGCCGGCATCGGCGCCGGGCATCTGTGTGGATGCGTCGGGCAAGCTTGTTCTGTCCGTCATGGCAGGAATTGCGCTGGCTGAGCTGGTGCGGATCACCGGTGCGAACCGCGCCATTCGTGCCATGAGCAGTCCTGCGGCCCAAGCGTCTCTGGCGTATTCGCCATGGTTCGCCAGCGCCGATGTGACCGACGAAGACCGTGCACTTGTGTCGACGATTTTTGCGGCGTGCGGACTTACTGATGAGGTCGACAGCGAAGCGCAGATCGAATGCTTTACCGCGATAACCGGGCCGGTGCCCGGATTTGTCGCCTTCTACGCCGCGGCAATGGTGGATTACGCCGTGCATCGGGGTATTCCGCCTAAAATTGCGGACCGCGCAATTCGCCAACTGTTCCTGGGTGCGGGGACGATGATGTCGGACGGCGAAATGACGCCCGCTGACCACGTAAAGTGGATGATCGGCTATGCCGGAACGACCGCCGCCGGTCTTGAGGCGATGAACCACTCCTCTATCACGGCAGAGATAGCGGAAGCGCTGGACGCAGCTGTCTCGAAAACACGGGTCATCGGACAGACAGAAAGTTGA
- a CDS encoding IS30 family transposase, translating into MKYRTRTFYTDKQKSEMWDRWQRGESLSSIGRRFDRASSSIFPHLALTGGIRPPARTRSRLALSLEEREEISRGLALDRSLRSIASDLRRSPSTISREVRRNGGRKAYRAALSDQRAWDCARRPKACKLSFNAHLCRFIARKLRLKWSPQQIAGWLMRRHPKEERDRVSHETIYRSLYVQTRGVLKKELQQCLRSPRAIRRSRHATQKGLKLRKIKDAVPISERPPEIEDRAVPGHWEGDLIVGANNSYIATLVERHSRFVMLAKVANKDTKSVITALIKQSRKLPKELYRSLTWDRGSEMTDHVKFTMATKIDVFFCDPQSPWQRGSNENTNRLLRQYFPRGLDMSSYSQAQLSAVARQLNERPRKTLQYETPAEKFAQCVAAIR; encoded by the coding sequence ATGAAGTATCGGACGAGGACGTTCTACACCGACAAGCAGAAGTCTGAGATGTGGGATCGGTGGCAACGAGGCGAGTCACTGAGTTCTATTGGCCGCAGGTTTGATCGGGCATCTTCATCGATCTTTCCGCATCTGGCTCTGACCGGTGGCATTCGCCCGCCTGCGCGCACCCGGTCTCGGCTGGCCTTGAGCCTTGAGGAGCGCGAAGAGATTTCCCGTGGGTTGGCTCTGGACAGGTCTTTGCGGTCGATTGCAAGTGATCTTCGGCGTTCTCCTTCGACAATCAGCCGGGAAGTTCGCCGGAACGGAGGGCGCAAAGCGTATCGCGCGGCGTTGTCGGATCAACGCGCCTGGGACTGCGCAAGGCGGCCCAAAGCCTGTAAGCTCTCCTTCAACGCACACTTGTGTCGGTTCATTGCCCGAAAGCTGCGGCTGAAGTGGTCGCCTCAGCAGATCGCGGGATGGCTGATGCGCAGGCATCCGAAAGAAGAGCGAGACCGTGTGAGCCACGAGACCATCTATCGCAGCCTTTATGTGCAGACGCGGGGTGTTTTGAAGAAAGAACTTCAGCAATGCCTGCGCAGCCCACGCGCCATCCGCAGGTCCCGGCATGCGACCCAGAAGGGACTGAAACTGCGCAAGATCAAGGATGCAGTGCCGATCAGCGAACGCCCGCCCGAGATCGAGGATCGCGCCGTGCCTGGCCACTGGGAGGGAGACCTGATCGTTGGGGCCAATAACAGCTACATCGCCACGCTTGTTGAGCGGCATTCCCGCTTCGTGATGCTGGCGAAGGTCGCGAACAAAGACACGAAAAGCGTCATCACCGCCCTAATCAAGCAATCCCGCAAGCTGCCCAAAGAGCTTTACCGGTCGCTGACATGGGATCGGGGCTCTGAGATGACGGACCACGTAAAGTTCACCATGGCCACGAAGATCGACGTCTTCTTTTGTGATCCCCAATCGCCCTGGCAACGTGGCAGCAACGAGAACACCAACCGGCTTCTCAGGCAGTACTTCCCACGTGGCCTCGATATGTCGAGCTACAGTCAAGCGCAACTCAGTGCGGTTGCCAGACAGCTCAATGAGCGCCCGAGAAAGACCTTGCAATACGAAACACCAGCAGAGAAGTTCGCCCAGTGTGTTGCGGCGATCCGTTGA
- a CDS encoding DUF6429 family protein has product MALDTDKIDDAALAILSLTLHYGDQVWKGIDWAITNRLFEKGLIFDPKNKAKSLSLTPEGVAHAREILAREFSKAE; this is encoded by the coding sequence ATGGCACTCGACACTGACAAGATCGATGATGCGGCTCTCGCGATCCTTAGCCTGACGCTGCATTACGGCGATCAGGTCTGGAAGGGAATCGATTGGGCCATCACCAACCGGCTTTTCGAGAAAGGCCTGATTTTTGATCCCAAAAACAAGGCGAAATCGCTGAGCCTGACCCCAGAAGGGGTCGCGCATGCGCGGGAAATTCTCGCGCGGGAGTTCAGCAAGGCCGAGTGA
- a CDS encoding WGR domain-containing protein encodes MSHSVAQLEVFPTDLQMRRIDPACNMRRFYRMSIQPDLFGGASLVREWGRIGARGQMMIEQHPDEGRAVTALMKLAAIKKRRGYA; translated from the coding sequence ATGTCTCACTCTGTCGCTCAACTTGAGGTGTTCCCGACCGACCTGCAGATGCGGCGGATCGATCCAGCCTGCAACATGCGGCGGTTTTACCGCATGAGCATTCAGCCCGATCTCTTTGGGGGCGCCAGCTTGGTGCGCGAATGGGGCCGCATTGGCGCGCGCGGGCAGATGATGATTGAGCAGCATCCAGATGAAGGGCGCGCCGTAACCGCGCTGATGAAACTTGCGGCGATAAAGAAGCGCCGGGGTTATGCATGA
- a CDS encoding DUF2493 domain-containing protein — protein sequence MTIHTHDDAYEPAHSASQTAHALDELQLYGYRPFDEPDPRPMPDGQRLAVAVADIFDALVATLEDTRMEPDLEEVLWGQVNLFHRATARIERSLDENEQAQRRLQREQDGSEVKSTELERLTAEGLTLIERRNCMDMMRDHAATEFVHHTGSTWRPRTGSMVNRQHMTAALIDSRDFLAAKRRAETEVMLPAGPKVALTGGTDFNDHRLIWGKLDQVRTKYPDMVLLHGGSPKGAELIAAKWAEARGVTQVAFKPDWTKHAKAAPFKRNDAMLEVLPVGVLVFPGTGIQENLADKAKKLGIPVMKFEKGA from the coding sequence ATGACGATCCATACCCACGACGACGCGTATGAACCCGCCCATAGCGCATCCCAGACCGCCCATGCGCTCGACGAGCTCCAGCTCTACGGCTATCGCCCCTTTGACGAGCCCGATCCGCGCCCGATGCCCGATGGGCAGCGCCTCGCCGTCGCCGTCGCCGACATCTTCGACGCCCTCGTTGCGACCCTGGAAGACACCCGCATGGAACCCGACCTCGAAGAGGTGCTCTGGGGCCAGGTCAACCTCTTTCACCGCGCCACGGCGAGGATTGAGCGGTCGCTCGACGAGAACGAGCAGGCACAGCGCCGCCTTCAGCGGGAGCAGGACGGCTCCGAGGTGAAATCCACCGAGCTTGAGCGCCTGACGGCCGAAGGCCTGACGCTGATCGAACGACGCAACTGCATGGACATGATGCGCGATCACGCCGCGACCGAGTTCGTCCATCACACGGGATCCACCTGGCGCCCCCGCACCGGCTCGATGGTGAACCGCCAGCACATGACCGCAGCGCTGATCGACAGCCGCGATTTCCTGGCCGCCAAGCGCCGCGCGGAAACCGAGGTGATGCTGCCCGCAGGCCCCAAGGTCGCCCTCACTGGCGGGACCGACTTCAACGATCACCGCCTGATCTGGGGCAAGCTCGATCAGGTCCGGACCAAATATCCCGACATGGTTCTTCTGCACGGTGGCAGCCCGAAGGGCGCAGAACTCATTGCCGCCAAATGGGCCGAGGCTCGGGGCGTGACGCAGGTCGCCTTCAAACCTGACTGGACCAAGCACGCCAAGGCTGCCCCCTTCAAGCGCAACGACGCCATGCTGGAGGTGCTGCCGGTGGGTGTTCTCGTCTTCCCGGGCACCGGCATCCAGGAGAACCTCGCCGACAAGGCCAAGAAGCTGGGCATCCCGGTCATGAAGTTCGAGAAGGGGGCATGA
- a CDS encoding toprim domain-containing protein: MYSETEDVIRALAENAESVCRAYLPAGRREGSYWIVGDLQNNPGRSLFVRLTGPTSGPGARGKWQDAAVGQHGDLLDIIRERTGISRFPDLLAEARAHLGRPQPVLPNTPVPKKAKAPGGTPAAAARLFAASVPVAGTLADTYLRSRGITQGGTMSALRFHPKCWHRDEGQTRSIPRPALIAAVTDGAGALQGVHRTWLAPDGQGKAEVETQRRAMGHLLGNAVRLTPQHNILVVGEGIETMLSLSEAASGLPVWAALSSGHLGAVQLPEGLQRLYIAIDRDPAGQRAAERLSARATEVGIAVRVLEPGLGDFNDDLRANGKEALRQHLAGQIGLEDRQRLLG, translated from the coding sequence ATGTATTCCGAGACTGAAGATGTGATCCGCGCTCTGGCGGAGAACGCAGAGAGCGTGTGTCGCGCCTACCTTCCCGCCGGACGGCGGGAAGGGTCCTACTGGATCGTCGGCGATTTGCAGAACAACCCCGGCCGGTCGCTCTTCGTGCGGCTGACTGGACCCACATCAGGACCGGGAGCCCGTGGCAAATGGCAGGACGCGGCTGTCGGACAGCATGGCGATCTCCTCGACATCATCCGCGAGCGAACCGGGATCTCGCGCTTTCCCGATCTTCTGGCCGAGGCCCGAGCGCATCTTGGCCGTCCGCAGCCGGTCCTCCCGAATACGCCAGTGCCGAAGAAGGCCAAAGCCCCCGGTGGCACGCCAGCGGCGGCGGCGCGATTGTTTGCAGCCTCGGTGCCGGTCGCAGGCACGCTTGCCGACACCTACCTCCGCTCCCGAGGCATCACCCAAGGCGGCACGATGAGCGCGCTGCGCTTCCACCCGAAGTGCTGGCATCGGGATGAGGGCCAGACCCGGAGCATCCCCAGACCGGCGCTGATAGCTGCGGTCACCGATGGGGCAGGGGCCTTGCAGGGTGTGCATCGCACCTGGTTGGCACCTGACGGACAGGGGAAGGCGGAGGTCGAGACGCAGCGGCGGGCCATGGGTCACCTCCTGGGCAATGCCGTCAGGCTGACCCCGCAGCACAACATCCTCGTGGTCGGCGAAGGCATCGAGACCATGCTGTCCCTTTCCGAGGCGGCCTCCGGCCTTCCCGTCTGGGCGGCTCTCTCGTCGGGTCACCTCGGGGCGGTCCAGTTGCCGGAGGGGCTGCAGCGCCTTTACATCGCCATCGACCGCGATCCGGCCGGGCAACGCGCGGCAGAGAGGTTGAGCGCCAGAGCAACCGAGGTCGGGATTGCCGTTCGGGTGTTGGAACCAGGGCTCGGGGACTTCAACGATGATCTCCGCGCGAACGGCAAGGAGGCGCTGCGCCAGCATCTGGCAGGGCAGATCGGGCTTGAGGATCGCCAACGCCTGTTGGGCTGA